ACCAGCCGCAGCAGCTAAACCGCCCAGAATTATTGGAACAATACCAAGTCCTGTAAATATCAGCAACGCACCAGCAACTAATCCACCTGCTCCCAACCCACCAAAGAAACCTCCAGCACCACCAATATCTGGGTTAATGGATGAAGCAATACCTAGCCCGCCCGTCCCTATTCCAGGAAGAGTTTCCGCAGCTGCAAAATTGAGTTGATTAACCAAGCTAGTATTGAGTCGCCGATCGAAAACTTGAAAATTTTTCCTAATAGATTCTATCTCTTGCTCAATTTCCTTATCTAAAATTTCAAGATTCTGTTTCAAAATCGTATCTCTAATCTTTTTATTACCCCAGTCATCTAGTTCTTTTGAAAAGTCTCGAACAAACTGATTTGCATAATCTCTAATTAACTCTTTTTGGCTCCAAATATGTGAATGTTCGGAAGACCAGCGTTTACTTTTGTCTGCTATACGATCGCCTATTTCTTCAGCCCACTCATTCCAAAACTCCTCAGCTTGATCGCATGATTGTTCTATCAGTTGATCTGCTATTAATTGGATTCTGACATCGCGGCCACTGGCTTCACCCATTTGTTCAAATATTTTATGTTTATCTTCTTCAGAAACTTTCACCTTACCATCTAAAATTTGCTCGAATTGGTTTAGTTCATTACAAGAAACCTCAATTAACTGCTTAAGTCCTTCGCTAGATTGGTAAAGTTCTATTAATCCTCGCTCAGTAGCGAGGAACTTCTCAATAGACTGTGTAAATTGCTGGAAGGTTTTCAAGTAACTATCCTGATTCCCAGTCAAAATTGCATCCAGTGCCGCTTGAGCCGAAATGAAATGAAGGCGGTTTTCACCTGCAATGATAGGATTTTGACCCTGAACAAACCTTTCAATCCGTTGACGAACCTGGTGCCGACCATTTTCACTACGCAACAGATCCATAAAATTCACAACTACAAACAAATTGTTGGCAGCCTCATCTGTCTTCCCACCGTTCAGTTGAGCCTTCAAGTCTTGGATCAAGTCGCGTTCTCCTTGAGTTAGAGGACGTGAGGCATTGATTAGGAAAATCGCGGCATCAGTATCTTTGAGTAGTTGTTGAGTAATCGCAGTTCGGTCAGGATGTTCATTCAATCCTGGAGAATCCACTATTTCAACACCACTTCGGCATAGCTCTAGATCGGGATGTTCAAAAATAATCTCTTCAATATCAGAACGAGCTAATTCATCACTGACACAATCCAATGCGGCTTCTTCTGAAATTGCTGCCTTTATTTTGTACTGTTCAAATGGAATTTCTTCCTCTCGTTTATCTTTATAACGGCAAATTACCCGTTTTTGCTCTCCATATCTGAGAACTGTTACCGTGCCGCTACAGGGAATCTCTCGCACTGGTTGAATTTCTTCACCTAGTAGAGCATTCAGTAATGTTGATTTTCCTTGGCTAAACTCGCCTACAACTGCCACTCGGAAGCGCTGAGAACTCAACTTTCGAGACGCTTGCTCTACTTGTTCTGCTAGATTGTTAGGCAGTACACCCTGATTCGTGCCGTCTTGGATAATCTCGGCAAGTTGCTTAGAAGCGGTTTTTAACTGTTGCCGATACCCTTGGAACCGCTGTAGCTCCTCATAGGACAAGTTTAGGCGCTGTTGTTGCTTGGCTTGCTGTTTAGGTTTAGTAGGTAGAACCGCCAACAGATCGCTAGCAGCCATGATAAATACGGCATCAAGCGCATGAAAGCGAGCAGGATCGAGTAAAGACTGCACCTCCTCCAAAGCTGTTGGTTCCACAGTGCCTTGATGACTGAATCCCGCTTCTAAAACTGCCAAGTGTTGTGGATTAATCTCTAATCGATCGCCAATTATTTCTAAATACCGCTTTTCACGAGTATCCATTACTCCATCAGCGGCTGATATTTCATAGCCAAAACTAATCAACAAAAGTTTTTGTGATTTTGATAACGGAGCTGCCAACCTAGACAGCTGACTTGGTTTTGTATTATCCAAATTCTCCTTTACTCCCTTGATCATCAAATGCGCTAATCGACGCACACCGCCCTCTGTGGGAATAAATCGATTAAGGGTTGTCAGTAGCCGTTGCTTTTCATCATCCGTAACTGTGCCATCAGCATAAATCACACCCAGTAGCAGCGTTACCAAATTTGCTAAAAATATCACGGGAGGCGTCAAATCCTCTTGGCTGAGCTTTTGCCCAGTAATCCGCGACAACAAATCAACAGCTTCAGAGCTAACCAGTGAAATATCCATAAAGTCTGTGAGCCTATAGCGTATTTGTACTCTAGTATTCCCAGATTCAGCAGAAACTAACTCCGTGGAAATACTGTTATCTTCGCCGAGTAAGACAAGCTAGGCTCGAAAACATTAGCTAATAACAAAGTAGAAATATGTATTTTCAATTTGCTCCTGCAATTCAGGCTGCTATCGAGGCTGGTAAATATGTGCAAGTTTTTACATCAGCAGGAGTCCCAATAGGCATGGCTAGAGACGCATCTACTGGGCAGTTTGTCGCCCATGCCATCGGTGCTGTAGCCCAAAATAGCCCTCTATCGCCGTTGGTAAGCCCTTTACACTTGGTTACAAGTGGAGTGCAGATGTATCAAACGCACATGGGATTTCAAGCTGTTCAAGCTGGACTGCAAACTATCCAGACAAGCTTAGGTGTGCTGCAAGCAACTACAGCCTTTATTGGGGTTGGAACTGTAGCTGTAGGGGCATTGGCAGCAGTGA
The genomic region above belongs to Coleofasciculus sp. FACHB-T130 and contains:
- a CDS encoding dynamin family protein — translated: MDISLVSSEAVDLLSRITGQKLSQEDLTPPVIFLANLVTLLLGVIYADGTVTDDEKQRLLTTLNRFIPTEGGVRRLAHLMIKGVKENLDNTKPSQLSRLAAPLSKSQKLLLISFGYEISAADGVMDTREKRYLEIIGDRLEINPQHLAVLEAGFSHQGTVEPTALEEVQSLLDPARFHALDAVFIMAASDLLAVLPTKPKQQAKQQQRLNLSYEELQRFQGYRQQLKTASKQLAEIIQDGTNQGVLPNNLAEQVEQASRKLSSQRFRVAVVGEFSQGKSTLLNALLGEEIQPVREIPCSGTVTVLRYGEQKRVICRYKDKREEEIPFEQYKIKAAISEEAALDCVSDELARSDIEEIIFEHPDLELCRSGVEIVDSPGLNEHPDRTAITQQLLKDTDAAIFLINASRPLTQGERDLIQDLKAQLNGGKTDEAANNLFVVVNFMDLLRSENGRHQVRQRIERFVQGQNPIIAGENRLHFISAQAALDAILTGNQDSYLKTFQQFTQSIEKFLATERGLIELYQSSEGLKQLIEVSCNELNQFEQILDGKVKVSEEDKHKIFEQMGEASGRDVRIQLIADQLIEQSCDQAEEFWNEWAEEIGDRIADKSKRWSSEHSHIWSQKELIRDYANQFVRDFSKELDDWGNKKIRDTILKQNLEILDKEIEQEIESIRKNFQVFDRRLNTSLVNQLNFAAAETLPGIGTGGLGIASSINPDIGGAGGFFGGLGAGGLVAGALLIFTGLGIVPIILGGLAAAAGGSFGFGLLDVDGIHGQIKQKVCDLGLEKFSQSVEEILGNIGERISLVFNERSEAASKVIAQAISISENLLEQQEKVHKETLEQRQAEKAFICKKRQELEQVQKDIEAILPF